Proteins from a genomic interval of Rhodothermales bacterium:
- a CDS encoding response regulator yields the protein MAARILWADDEIDMLRPHILFLESKGYDVTSVTNGSDAVDQMRQDPYDLVLLDEQMPGLDGIATLGEIRQLSPEVPVVMVTKSEEERLMEEALGGQISDYLTKPVNPSQVLLTCKRLLERARLESEKVSQSYMQSFAAISSRLHGHLQHAEWVDLYEKLVSFDLQLESDDGARQVLEDQFRDANRAFCKYIEKEYEDWIANVDTAPDEDRPVLSHEVVGEYVTPLLGKGKPVVFFVIDCMRYDQWLEFERLLYPLFGIERKFHYSILPTATPYSRNAIFSGLLPREMARRYPKMWSDGEDDEHSRNRNEDELLRDQLSRRHLSPRTRYTKIISTQDGREFAGAVNEYLDNDLSAVVVNFVDILAHSRSDSAVLKEIAPDERAYRALTRTWFEHSWLYQAFQTLAESDCTVVVTTDHGAVRSLHETKVIGDRDTSTALRYKYGRNLKSDDRHAIFVRNPESFGLPSQGRSSNFIIAKEDYYFVYPTNYHRFVNRYRDTMQHGGASMEEMILPVATLTPKR from the coding sequence ATGGCAGCCAGGATTTTGTGGGCGGACGATGAGATCGACATGCTCCGCCCGCACATTCTCTTTCTCGAGTCCAAGGGTTACGACGTAACGAGCGTCACAAACGGGTCGGATGCGGTCGACCAGATGCGGCAGGACCCGTACGACCTGGTCCTGCTCGATGAGCAAATGCCGGGCCTTGACGGCATCGCAACGCTGGGCGAAATCCGGCAGCTCTCACCGGAGGTGCCCGTGGTCATGGTGACCAAGAGTGAGGAGGAGCGCCTGATGGAAGAGGCGCTCGGTGGGCAGATCTCGGACTACCTCACCAAGCCGGTGAACCCCAGTCAGGTGCTGCTGACCTGCAAGCGCCTGCTGGAACGTGCCCGGTTGGAGAGCGAGAAGGTATCGCAGAGCTACATGCAGTCCTTCGCGGCCATCTCGTCGCGACTGCACGGGCATCTGCAGCATGCCGAATGGGTCGACCTCTATGAGAAGCTCGTCTCGTTCGATCTGCAACTAGAATCGGACGATGGGGCACGGCAGGTGCTCGAGGACCAGTTTCGGGACGCAAATCGGGCGTTCTGCAAGTACATCGAGAAGGAGTACGAGGACTGGATTGCGAACGTGGACACGGCACCGGATGAGGATCGGCCGGTGCTTTCCCACGAGGTGGTCGGCGAGTACGTCACGCCGCTTCTCGGCAAGGGCAAACCGGTGGTCTTCTTTGTGATCGACTGCATGCGGTATGACCAGTGGCTGGAGTTCGAGCGACTGCTGTATCCGTTGTTCGGCATCGAGCGCAAGTTCCACTACTCCATTCTACCGACGGCAACCCCTTACTCCCGCAACGCCATCTTCTCCGGGCTGCTGCCCCGTGAAATGGCCCGGAGGTACCCCAAGATGTGGTCCGACGGTGAGGATGACGAGCACTCGAGGAATCGCAACGAGGACGAGTTGCTGCGGGATCAGCTTTCCCGCCGACACCTCTCACCCCGCACGCGATACACGAAGATCATCTCCACGCAGGACGGGCGCGAGTTCGCCGGGGCGGTGAACGAGTACCTGGACAACGATCTCTCGGCGGTGGTCGTCAACTTTGTCGACATCCTGGCCCACAGCCGGTCGGACTCCGCAGTGCTGAAAGAGATCGCTCCCGATGAGCGCGCCTACCGTGCTCTCACGCGGACCTGGTTCGAGCATTCCTGGCTGTACCAGGCCTTTCAGACCCTTGCTGAGTCGGACTGCACGGTGGTCGTCACCACCGACCATGGAGCCGTTCGCAGCCTGCATGAGACCAAGGTGATTGGGGATCGTGACACGTCCACGGCGCTCCGCTACAAGTACGGCCGCAACCTCAAGAGCGACGACCGGCACGCCATCTTCGTGCGCAACCCGGAGTCCTTCGGGTTGCCGAGCCAGGGGCGCAGTTCCAACTTCATCATCGCGAAGGAGGACTACTACTTCGTGTACCCGACCAATTACCACCGCTTCGTGAATCGCTATCGCGACACCATGCAGCATGGCGGGGCCTCCATGGAAGAAATGATCCTGCCCGTAGCAACGCTGACGCCCAAGCGGTGA
- a CDS encoding ferritin codes for MKQKVVEAVNRQIREEFQSSYIYLAMSARFEALKLPGAAAWMRNQAREEVMHAMKFFDFLIRRGENPVLEGLEAPTVSFDNILDAFEQSLAHEQHITKCIHDLYEVAQAERDYPLQTLLHWFIDEQVEEEENAEGIIDSIRLAGQAGEALFMIDRELGLREPEDEEA; via the coding sequence ATGAAGCAAAAAGTAGTCGAGGCGGTCAATCGCCAGATACGAGAAGAATTTCAGTCTTCGTACATCTACCTGGCCATGTCGGCCAGATTTGAGGCTCTGAAGTTGCCAGGCGCGGCTGCATGGATGCGCAATCAGGCGCGCGAGGAGGTCATGCACGCCATGAAGTTCTTCGATTTCCTGATCCGCCGCGGGGAGAATCCCGTGCTTGAAGGACTCGAAGCGCCGACCGTCTCCTTTGACAACATCCTCGACGCCTTCGAACAGTCCCTCGCCCACGAGCAGCATATCACCAAGTGCATTCACGACCTGTACGAGGTCGCCCAGGCGGAGCGCGACTATCCGCTGCAGACCCTGCTGCACTGGTTCATTGACGAGCAGGTGGAAGAGGAGGAAAACGCCGAGGGCATCATTGACAGCATCCGGCTGGCCGGACAGGCCGGTGAGGCGCTCTTCATGATTGACCGTGAACTCGGCCTGCGCGAGCCTGAGGACGAGGAAGCATGA
- the rho gene encoding transcription termination factor Rho, which translates to MRITDLQEKKLPELKELAKKMKLSGFSAMRKQDLVYLILEAQAEKQSGSGKPNVDPPAKEERSNGRSRGNSNGRGKAQESRKEDSGSGSGSREESGGRRSRKSGGNRIVRVDLTTASKGEEEESSATEEKSGDRRNRGRGRGRDDKSGDSGSGGGSDSRSGGESKSGDGGDSNSGDDQNSGRGRRGRRGRGRGRDGNDGGNRNEGNRNDGGRRQRGGDDSGGGRNRNKRDRNKDRNKRDRNRDRGGRQDQQPQAQSSGFSDKEYRDPPDRDRRRGRNRNRSRESREERMARVYGDKPEYMQNYDPDAIELDGMIRKVGVLEILPDGYGFLRSAEFHYLPSPDDIYVSPSQIKRFNLKIGDTVDGEVRPPKEGERFFALIQVHSINGRNPIELENRPDFDHLTPLYPEEMLTMETLPGEVSTRVIDLFCPIGKGQRGLIVAQPKTGKTILLQKIANAISTNHPECILLILLVDERPEEVTDMQRNVKGEVIASTFDQDPHRHVEVADILLHKAKRLVEAGQDVVILLDSITRLARAHNTVSPSTGRTMSGGMEAGALRGPKRFFGAARNVEEGGSLTIIGTALIDTGSRMDEVIFEEFKGTGNSEMQLDRDMANRRVFPAIHVIKSGTRREELLIPDKKLSRIWILRRLLAEKEPVEAMTWLLDKMRGTRNNDEFMVVMNS; encoded by the coding sequence ATGCGCATCACTGATCTGCAGGAGAAAAAGCTTCCCGAGCTGAAAGAGCTCGCCAAGAAGATGAAGCTCTCCGGATTCTCCGCCATGCGGAAGCAGGATCTGGTTTATCTCATTCTGGAAGCCCAGGCCGAAAAGCAGTCCGGCTCCGGAAAACCCAACGTCGATCCCCCGGCCAAGGAGGAGCGGTCAAACGGCCGCTCCCGGGGCAACTCAAACGGCCGCGGTAAAGCACAGGAATCCAGGAAGGAGGATTCGGGCTCCGGGTCCGGGTCGCGTGAGGAATCCGGAGGCCGACGCTCCCGCAAGTCGGGTGGCAACCGCATCGTGCGGGTCGATCTGACGACGGCATCAAAGGGCGAAGAAGAGGAGTCCTCTGCCACCGAGGAGAAGTCGGGAGATCGCCGCAACCGGGGACGCGGGCGCGGCCGTGACGACAAGAGCGGCGATTCCGGCTCCGGTGGAGGCTCCGACTCGCGCTCAGGCGGAGAGTCCAAGTCCGGCGACGGAGGTGACTCGAATTCCGGAGATGATCAGAACTCCGGGCGTGGTCGCCGGGGTCGGCGTGGACGCGGGCGCGGACGCGACGGGAATGACGGCGGCAATCGCAACGAAGGCAACCGCAACGACGGCGGGCGCCGGCAGCGTGGTGGGGACGATTCCGGAGGGGGGCGCAACCGCAACAAACGGGACCGCAACAAGGACCGCAACAAGCGGGATCGCAACCGCGATCGCGGAGGTCGCCAGGACCAGCAGCCTCAGGCCCAGTCCAGCGGATTCAGCGACAAGGAGTACCGGGATCCCCCGGATCGGGACCGTCGTCGCGGGCGCAACCGCAATCGCAGCCGCGAGAGCCGGGAAGAGCGCATGGCGCGCGTCTACGGCGACAAGCCCGAGTACATGCAGAACTACGATCCGGACGCGATCGAGCTGGACGGCATGATCCGCAAGGTCGGCGTGCTGGAGATTCTGCCGGACGGCTACGGCTTCCTGCGCTCTGCGGAGTTCCACTACCTGCCCAGCCCAGACGACATTTACGTCTCTCCGAGTCAGATCAAGCGCTTCAACCTGAAGATTGGAGACACGGTCGATGGCGAGGTGCGGCCCCCCAAGGAGGGCGAACGCTTCTTTGCGCTGATCCAGGTGCACTCCATCAACGGACGCAATCCGATTGAGCTGGAGAACCGGCCGGACTTTGACCATCTCACGCCGCTGTACCCGGAAGAGATGCTGACCATGGAGACCTTGCCGGGCGAGGTTTCCACGCGTGTCATTGACCTGTTCTGCCCCATCGGCAAGGGGCAGCGGGGCCTCATCGTGGCCCAGCCAAAAACAGGCAAGACGATCCTCCTTCAGAAGATTGCGAACGCAATCAGCACCAACCATCCGGAGTGCATACTGCTCATCCTGCTGGTGGACGAGCGGCCGGAGGAGGTCACAGACATGCAGCGGAACGTCAAGGGAGAGGTGATTGCCTCGACGTTTGACCAGGATCCGCATCGCCATGTGGAGGTGGCGGACATCCTGCTGCACAAGGCCAAGCGCCTGGTAGAGGCCGGCCAGGATGTGGTTATCCTGCTGGATTCCATCACCCGCCTGGCACGCGCCCACAACACCGTTTCTCCGAGCACCGGCCGCACCATGTCCGGTGGTATGGAGGCGGGAGCCCTTCGCGGGCCGAAGCGCTTCTTCGGTGCCGCCCGCAACGTAGAGGAGGGCGGGTCGCTGACCATCATCGGTACTGCTCTGATCGACACCGGCAGCCGGATGGATGAGGTGATCTTTGAGGAGTTCAAAGGCACGGGCAACTCCGAGATGCAGCTGGACCGCGACATGGCCAACCGCCGGGTCTTCCCGGCCATCCACGTCATCAAGTCCGGCACGCGCCGCGAAGAGCTGCTCATTCCGGACAAGAAGCTCAGCCGCATCTGGATCCTGCGACGCCTGCTGGCCGAGAAGGAGCCCGTTGAGGCGATGACGTGGTTGCTCGACAAGATGCGTGGCACGCGCAACAACGACGAGTTCATGGTCGTCATGAATAGCTAG
- a CDS encoding TonB-dependent receptor has protein sequence MKKLIALAGLVLTSLGAGAPALMAQANGEAVAAIAAEPRELGSVFGYIVDSEDGWPLIGVNVVIRGTTIGSSTDIDGRFEIEGLQQGDYDLEATYIGYNPLFVEGVEVEDGIATRLDLTMSAEALDLGEVVVEARAIQNNEANLLRVRAKAVQVSDAISAEAISRSGSGDAAAAMTKVTGASVVGGKYVYIRGLGDRYTNTTLNGSSLPSADPDRKAFQLDLFPSSLLEKIVTLKTFTPDKPGDFSGGLVDVATKTFPDAFTFSFSASSTYDSQASLVDNFLTYEGGASDWIGWDDGTRGLPETLEGKEPSAQLPSQQDLRDIRRGVTNEIRAARADSLNAFAQAFNTTMSPSTASAPLNTSLSTAVGGQATLFGRPLGYTGSLTYGRKYSYYNDGVFSRWQLAGGTVDQVDRLTSDTYFGANPDLDIIDRADPRDAANFANVQGSEETDWGGSGTLAFKPWLNSEVSLTALRTQSGHSQASLLSGFRDQNSTARFITRTLAFQERSLSTYQLRGEHAFAPLLVEWKASIGTNTQDEPDLRFFSSVENIQDNRTTFSLGGGNAPPPQRYFRNLREESQAAKLDLTAPVSVWSGLRAKVKVGGAYDNADRTFRQRRFEYMEGRAIDFSDFDGDETAYFSEGNFGVLDTLQVGGIVAYDAGLYLLENSPDIANYDANRAVTAGYAMVELPVTRKLRMIAGARLERTDVTSTSLDETLPDEIRVGRVAETDVLPSLNVVYEMMDGMNLRAAATRTLARPTFRELAPFQSFNFVGGDVQEGNPQLERTLITNYDLRWEWFMRPGELLAISGFYKEFTNPIETVLRTVGEGRFVSFQNVPEARVYGLEFEARRQLDAWTSNEFLGRFSLGGNVSLVNSHVDIPEEELVIIRASDASAEETRQLEGQSPVLANLSLNYENYETGTVVGLYYNVFGDRLATVTEGATPDVYEKSRADLDLTFSKNLPRNLRLKLGAKNLLGADHRRIQTFKDVEYDYMSYSRSRTLSLGLTYQID, from the coding sequence ATGAAGAAATTGATAGCCCTGGCAGGTCTCGTTCTGACCTCGCTGGGGGCCGGTGCACCGGCGTTAATGGCTCAGGCAAACGGAGAAGCCGTTGCGGCCATCGCAGCCGAGCCCAGGGAACTGGGCTCCGTGTTTGGGTACATCGTAGACTCCGAGGATGGCTGGCCGCTCATAGGCGTCAACGTCGTCATCCGTGGAACGACCATTGGATCTTCGACTGACATCGACGGTCGCTTTGAGATCGAGGGACTGCAGCAAGGCGACTATGACCTCGAAGCGACCTACATCGGCTACAATCCGCTGTTTGTAGAAGGGGTCGAAGTTGAGGACGGCATCGCGACCCGGCTGGACCTCACCATGAGCGCCGAGGCACTGGATCTCGGCGAAGTCGTCGTTGAAGCACGCGCCATCCAGAACAACGAGGCCAACCTGCTGCGCGTACGAGCCAAGGCCGTGCAGGTCAGCGACGCGATCTCGGCAGAAGCGATCAGCCGATCCGGAAGCGGTGACGCCGCCGCCGCGATGACAAAGGTCACTGGCGCCTCCGTCGTTGGAGGCAAGTACGTCTACATCCGTGGACTCGGCGACCGGTACACCAACACCACGCTGAATGGCTCATCCCTGCCCAGCGCCGACCCGGACCGCAAGGCCTTCCAGTTGGACCTGTTTCCTTCCAGCCTGCTGGAGAAGATCGTCACTCTGAAGACCTTCACGCCGGACAAGCCCGGCGACTTCAGCGGTGGACTGGTGGACGTGGCCACCAAGACCTTCCCGGACGCGTTCACCTTTTCGTTTTCGGCCTCCTCCACATACGACAGTCAGGCGAGTCTCGTAGACAACTTCCTGACTTACGAGGGTGGTGCCAGCGACTGGATCGGCTGGGACGATGGGACCCGCGGGCTGCCTGAGACGCTGGAGGGCAAAGAGCCGTCTGCGCAACTGCCCTCCCAGCAGGATCTGCGCGACATCCGACGCGGCGTCACCAACGAAATCCGCGCGGCACGCGCAGACTCACTCAATGCGTTTGCTCAGGCCTTCAACACAACGATGAGTCCGTCCACGGCCTCAGCACCGCTGAATACGAGCCTTTCGACTGCTGTCGGCGGCCAGGCCACCCTGTTCGGGAGACCGCTGGGCTACACGGGTAGTCTGACGTACGGCCGCAAGTACTCGTACTACAACGACGGCGTGTTCTCCCGTTGGCAGCTCGCCGGCGGAACGGTGGATCAGGTCGATCGGCTTACATCGGATACGTATTTCGGTGCGAATCCCGATCTCGATATCATCGATCGGGCGGATCCCCGCGACGCGGCAAACTTCGCCAACGTCCAGGGCAGCGAGGAGACGGATTGGGGCGGATCCGGAACCCTGGCGTTCAAGCCCTGGCTCAACAGCGAGGTCTCGCTCACCGCGCTGCGCACGCAGAGCGGCCACAGCCAGGCGTCGCTGCTCTCCGGGTTTCGGGACCAGAACAGCACGGCCCGATTCATCACCCGCACGCTCGCTTTCCAGGAACGATCACTCTCCACCTACCAGCTTCGTGGTGAGCACGCGTTTGCTCCGCTCCTGGTCGAGTGGAAGGCCTCGATCGGCACGAACACCCAGGACGAACCGGACCTGCGCTTCTTCTCCAGTGTGGAGAACATCCAGGACAATCGGACCACGTTCAGCCTCGGAGGTGGAAATGCGCCGCCGCCGCAGCGGTACTTCCGAAACCTGCGGGAGGAGAGTCAGGCCGCAAAGCTGGACCTCACGGCGCCGGTTTCCGTCTGGTCGGGCCTCCGGGCCAAAGTGAAGGTCGGGGGTGCCTACGACAATGCCGACCGCACCTTTCGTCAGCGGCGCTTCGAGTACATGGAAGGTCGGGCTATCGACTTCTCCGACTTTGATGGTGACGAGACGGCCTATTTCAGCGAAGGAAACTTCGGTGTGCTTGATACCCTGCAGGTCGGGGGCATCGTTGCCTACGATGCCGGCCTGTACCTCCTGGAGAACTCGCCCGACATCGCCAACTACGACGCGAATCGTGCTGTGACTGCGGGTTACGCGATGGTCGAACTCCCTGTTACGCGGAAGCTGCGCATGATCGCAGGCGCGCGGTTGGAGAGGACGGATGTCACCTCCACAAGCCTGGATGAGACGCTTCCGGACGAGATCCGCGTTGGTCGCGTGGCGGAAACCGATGTTCTGCCTTCGCTCAATGTGGTCTATGAAATGATGGACGGCATGAACCTGCGTGCAGCTGCAACACGCACGCTGGCACGCCCCACGTTCCGGGAGCTGGCCCCGTTTCAGAGCTTCAATTTTGTCGGCGGCGACGTGCAGGAAGGCAACCCGCAGTTGGAGCGCACGCTGATCACCAACTATGACCTCCGTTGGGAGTGGTTCATGCGCCCGGGCGAGCTGCTGGCGATCAGCGGCTTCTACAAGGAGTTCACCAATCCGATCGAAACGGTGCTTCGCACCGTCGGCGAAGGCCGCTTCGTTTCGTTCCAGAATGTGCCGGAGGCCCGCGTCTACGGTCTCGAGTTTGAAGCCCGTCGCCAGCTGGACGCCTGGACATCCAACGAATTCCTGGGTCGGTTCAGCCTGGGCGGCAATGTGTCCCTCGTCAACTCCCATGTGGATATCCCGGAGGAGGAACTGGTCATCATCCGGGCCTCGGATGCGAGCGCCGAGGAGACCAGACAGCTGGAAGGTCAGTCCCCGGTCCTGGCGAACCTGTCGCTGAACTACGAGAACTACGAGACAGGCACTGTCGTCGGTCTGTACTACAACGTATTCGGAGACCGCCTCGCCACCGTGACCGAGGGCGCCACCCCTGATGTCTATGAGAAGTCACGGGCCGATCTCGACCTGACGTTCAGCAAGAACCTGCCCCGGAACCTGCGACTCAAGCTGGGTGCGAAGAACCTGCTCGGCGCCGACCATCGACGCATCCAGACTTTCAAGGACGTCGAATACGACTACATGTCGTATTCGCGATCCCGCACTCTCTCGCTGGGACTTACCTACCAGATAGACTGA
- a CDS encoding T9SS type A sorting domain-containing protein — protein sequence MNRNLSLTLILIALLFTPQSAAAQDDVESRPTVTVTDASIEAGQTVRWTADNVYILDGVVFVEEAAELRIDAGTVIKANDGTNRDASALVIARGGKIFAEGTENDPIIFTSVQDNISSPDLLDYTSRGLWGGIVILGQAGTNNPGDASGDYKEIEGVNEIVAAGDTRAQYGGTNDADNSGVMRYVSIRHTGINIGDSDGNEIQGLTLGGVGSGTTLEYIESYASGDDGVEFFGGTVNLKYFASVFNSDDAIDWDQGWRGKGQFWFVLQGTDKAGAAAEQDGAGGDEFFQPYAIPTIYNATYIGAGVGATPESDRAQMLMFRDNTGGFYHNSIFTDFQTDQGGLALTIEESSSKPEDSANQFTNGNLGLTNNIWFGFGAGSDFASVVDPGISIQATVVAYLAANGNAFVDPMIAGVDRGTTASAGLDPRPTGNSPAFTLPRAAYPAGDFWTEVDFMGAFGAENWLEGWTALDANGYLGDIAVDQTVSIQDGTVPGRMELTQNYPNPFNPATTIQFGLDRAQTVRLAVYDVLGREVALLADGPQPAGAFQVQFDAGQLTSGTYVYRLTTPTGTVSRTMMLVK from the coding sequence ATGAATCGCAATCTGTCCCTCACCCTGATCCTGATCGCGCTGCTGTTCACGCCGCAGTCCGCCGCCGCCCAGGACGACGTCGAGTCCCGGCCCACCGTGACCGTGACCGATGCGTCCATTGAAGCCGGTCAGACCGTGCGCTGGACCGCCGACAACGTCTATATCCTGGACGGCGTGGTCTTTGTCGAAGAAGCCGCCGAACTGCGCATCGACGCCGGCACGGTGATCAAAGCCAATGACGGCACCAACCGCGACGCTTCAGCGCTTGTCATCGCCCGCGGCGGCAAGATCTTCGCCGAAGGCACGGAGAACGACCCGATCATCTTCACCTCGGTCCAGGACAACATCTCCAGCCCGGACCTGCTGGACTACACCAGTCGCGGTCTGTGGGGTGGCATCGTGATCCTGGGGCAAGCCGGTACCAACAATCCCGGAGACGCCAGCGGCGACTACAAGGAAATTGAAGGCGTCAACGAAATCGTGGCCGCCGGTGACACCCGTGCGCAGTACGGAGGCACCAACGACGCCGACAACTCGGGCGTCATGCGCTACGTCTCCATCCGTCACACCGGTATCAACATCGGAGACTCGGACGGGAACGAGATCCAGGGCCTGACGCTGGGTGGCGTCGGCTCCGGCACCACGCTGGAGTACATCGAGTCCTATGCGTCGGGCGACGACGGGGTCGAGTTCTTCGGCGGCACCGTCAACCTGAAGTACTTCGCCTCCGTGTTCAATTCGGACGACGCGATCGACTGGGATCAGGGCTGGCGCGGCAAGGGCCAGTTCTGGTTCGTGCTGCAGGGTACCGACAAGGCCGGTGCCGCTGCCGAGCAGGATGGTGCCGGTGGGGATGAGTTCTTCCAGCCGTACGCCATCCCGACGATCTACAACGCCACCTACATCGGAGCAGGGGTGGGTGCGACTCCGGAATCGGATCGTGCGCAGATGCTGATGTTTCGGGACAACACGGGCGGCTTCTACCACAACTCGATCTTTACGGACTTCCAGACGGACCAGGGCGGCCTCGCGTTGACGATCGAGGAGTCTTCCAGCAAGCCGGAGGACTCGGCTAACCAGTTTACCAACGGCAACCTGGGCCTGACCAACAACATCTGGTTCGGCTTCGGCGCCGGTTCCGACTTCGCAAGCGTCGTCGATCCAGGAATCTCGATCCAGGCGACCGTGGTGGCCTACCTCGCGGCGAACGGCAATGCTTTTGTCGACCCGATGATCGCCGGAGTAGACCGTGGCACGACCGCCTCCGCTGGTCTCGATCCACGGCCCACCGGCAACAGTCCCGCCTTCACGCTTCCGCGGGCCGCGTACCCAGCCGGCGACTTCTGGACGGAAGTCGACTTCATGGGTGCTTTTGGCGCCGAAAACTGGTTGGAAGGCTGGACGGCACTGGACGCCAATGGTTACCTGGGAGACATCGCCGTCGATCAAACCGTGTCCATTCAGGACGGTACGGTGCCGGGCCGCATGGAGCTGACCCAGAACTACCCGAATCCGTTCAATCCAGCCACGACGATCCAGTTCGGACTGGACCGGGCTCAAACCGTGCGCCTGGCTGTCTATGACGTACTGGGCCGAGAGGTAGCCCTGCTCGCCGACGGGCCGCAGCCCGCCGGTGCCTTCCAGGTGCAGTTTGACGCCGGTCAACTGACCTCAGGCACCTATGTCTATCGCCTGACGACGCCAACCGGCACTGTGTCACGCACCATGATGCTCGTGAAGTAA
- the tsaE gene encoding tRNA (adenosine(37)-N6)-threonylcarbamoyltransferase complex ATPase subunit type 1 TsaE yields MTVSSDSTERTRQIGADFAARLEPGSVVALQGDLGAGKTEFVRGMVSALGGDAASVSSPTFTIAQEYLVDDGVVIHVDAYRVEDPREFVEMGMEEYLDTAHLVAVEWPDRMAGMLPPDAVAVHIEHQGGGKRSITLP; encoded by the coding sequence GTGACGGTGTCCTCCGACTCCACCGAGCGCACCCGCCAGATCGGCGCCGACTTCGCGGCGCGACTTGAGCCAGGCTCCGTGGTCGCCTTGCAGGGTGACCTTGGCGCCGGCAAAACCGAATTCGTGCGCGGCATGGTGTCGGCACTGGGTGGAGACGCTGCGTCAGTTTCCAGCCCCACGTTCACGATTGCCCAGGAGTATCTCGTGGACGATGGGGTGGTAATCCATGTGGACGCCTACCGTGTTGAGGACCCACGGGAGTTTGTCGAGATGGGTATGGAGGAATATCTTGATACGGCACATCTGGTAGCCGTCGAGTGGCCCGATCGCATGGCCGGTATGCTTCCGCCCGATGCGGTCGCTGTACACATAGAGCACCAGGGCGGCGGCAAGCGCAGCATCACCCTGCCATGA
- the trmB gene encoding tRNA (guanosine(46)-N7)-methyltransferase TrmB: MRYDGGVLLRKKDFGQGPQALFERDGPLVVEIGFGDGRFLVELDRLHPEWNTLGVEISLASVSRAFRRMHRENVRNVRLYRGHGRMLVRDFLTEDSVRRIYVNFPDPWPRRRQVSNRLLQPRFFRMAANRLQADGDLMLTTDHKEYFQFARASAADSGVFSEEVLPPPAETLRTKYALKWQDQERPIYHVVFRPTARPAAPEPRTVVEAMQHALMQGDLHAVSTMDKHVRRFDGGVVVVAQAYRSLDGKEVLFEVVVEEADLRQELLVKARKKESGIYVALEPFGDPMGTRGCREAVRAVTEVLEQQGLRTESTWI, translated from the coding sequence ATGCGCTACGACGGCGGCGTTCTGCTGCGAAAGAAGGACTTCGGACAGGGCCCCCAGGCGCTGTTTGAGCGGGACGGGCCGCTTGTAGTCGAGATTGGCTTTGGGGACGGGCGGTTTCTGGTGGAACTGGATCGGCTACACCCCGAGTGGAACACCCTCGGCGTGGAGATCTCCCTGGCTTCCGTGTCGCGCGCGTTTCGACGCATGCACAGGGAGAACGTGCGCAACGTACGGCTGTATCGCGGCCACGGCCGCATGTTGGTCCGGGACTTCCTGACGGAGGACTCCGTGCGCAGGATCTACGTCAACTTCCCGGATCCGTGGCCGCGTCGCAGGCAGGTGTCGAATCGGCTCCTGCAGCCGAGATTCTTCCGCATGGCCGCGAATCGTCTTCAGGCCGACGGTGATCTCATGCTGACCACCGACCATAAGGAATATTTTCAGTTTGCTCGTGCGTCAGCCGCAGACTCCGGCGTGTTCTCGGAGGAGGTGCTTCCGCCGCCGGCGGAGACCCTGCGCACCAAGTATGCGCTCAAGTGGCAGGACCAGGAGCGCCCCATCTATCACGTGGTATTCCGGCCGACGGCACGTCCGGCGGCTCCGGAGCCCAGGACCGTTGTTGAAGCCATGCAGCATGCGCTGATGCAGGGAGATTTGCACGCAGTTTCCACTATGGATAAGCATGTGCGCCGATTCGACGGCGGCGTCGTGGTGGTGGCGCAGGCCTACCGGAGTCTGGACGGCAAGGAGGTGCTTTTCGAGGTCGTGGTCGAGGAGGCGGACCTGCGCCAGGAACTCCTGGTCAAGGCGCGTAAAAAGGAGTCCGGGATTTACGTAGCGCTCGAGCCATTCGGAGATCCGATGGGCACACGCGGTTGCCGCGAAGCGGTGCGGGCCGTCACCGAGGTGCTCGAACAGCAAGGGCTGCGGACTGAATCAACCTGGATCTAG